A stretch of Caenorhabditis elegans chromosome IV DNA encodes these proteins:
- the T28C6.7 gene encoding Kinesin motor domain-containing protein (Confirmed by transcript evidence) — MEDKTSKEKEKSADKRIDERVHQQLVYKDNRIIDLNNVILDKERQILDLQERVREHNEVASVKNQAMRIVQQKFEEMNRDKKDMSTETEPSLMAHSSVPLSNSKSERRARSSSPGHVIAQRKTMVSSSSGTFSPPPLDPPFDPSSKLSALPDIDGIHRKHQRKRVTFDLNPNGSSIGTSTSSNFPSTSVSRYPTISMSSSTSDALESALTEASSENALLRQQVIELNSSVEKMKADYESEILKYTKEAKTAGLKAKVAATARIKELETTLEDINGKYEDERDRLQEEVDTLRSSRNWEIEQNALLRDQVAHLKEKVHKLTTELDASEVAKRSLSSEVDESKKLMELMVEDLLQAESAINYNQCQKKAIFEDIDRLKDAIQAQDRFIEVLEADIVIYEQHIGLLRENLGASQVDHRALIKSKAFETKLLALEREKEQSDKKSNEDRLKTKALDKKCRVLVEQNEQLMARLCELEMSHGGADETRERRLAEQEERIRQISSALESERDVGQRLREAKEVLEKELMNKKKTEEASNNRFQRDVEMSRMEAQNKIEEMSVEVDAAHKKVNEVLSEVEQLRATNFDLQMHIETAKRTMEELADCNEELEKRVDEYEEAAEEKDEDLKQSTWDVETLTRQNEALSPNFRVELDGVRQGFHETRELADEVKHLRSELQRQQEIHRAQFDAACREMDADEPERKTSLEVQQDQYILAYEEKIRTMSQEMEALKRELELKNGPVQRKTTQVLEPPSIEQIQMVQPVQMTTSAAPQASESSHQYEMTTSTSSSEKRRAPVSAPLPAQYLVQQSQQAPQSSQQNEDQVLREAHENLKRQVDELKKKNADFSEKMMRLEMEAKLSGELNVELGRAMLELEEHNELLQKEQEAVTADDTATSRELELHVLMVQEMTEQIASMHEKNDEMEKLKVEQMKELEKWKSEAFTSKQEAQRVHAEVQRLLHALSESELARKSEFEQATTAHDAEIREFSIKMEDARRDIADLEAKLQEAEEKLKTVQVPVEMICETPFLQETRILTSSSPLGNQSDTQKSHEAVESSNTNPQKDTNVIASRVSSTSQLAPGHLGSLEVSHRDSNVPDAAQMMPEPSASDLEILQQDQQQTLLHSVSQDMNKLIELKDELEIAVQALKAEIWSLNGQLKASILDREGLEDKVTQLDDMVEKEKKRAIDLDVELQEQIDLTDRAVRRAAEAENESNQRMAECLEKETRREEIEKAYTRLNEYYNQLQEAYNNVYAQLAALQAANAEVPLTSTLSATTAPPLTSESSEPSQFAQLVDGLMTILLISQNSPSDITISTHQKLEQVGKKLKQLLSEYEENQNALDEQRKITEALEKRLQASESARDAPDDVMMTKERVEQLEGEIEWKEEECEGLKRRIRELEKALEAVAERADETEAAAVCRLSTELAILAAKLTTRQADVDSLFRTNAELAHTNVRLQNEVDEQDEWKAKIEEEKEQLEQHVKELEDQVAELMEQHETHFRQAQLLQSATSSANTENISKVHDSEKEVQRLSAIEKILNNRILALEDQNLELEEKYQEMEDEMLSLKQDSTKKSEIVAGTSNWEDSWDEKGDENAKELVEARNEVERLLDVEKALTLRMEMLQIQNVQLESRVREQEDVNKSVTSHVRQPESSDQVEEDDWGWGEEKEPTTTIQKRDDDWGWDETQEEPKELSEKTELDKELQEAKSEIGRLVEIEKVLNNRILSLEDQNLELEERLQEMEEELLDEKNKKKEVDAKVEQKSEENWGDWGEDDAEAATESNVVVSTLQSTVAELQDRLKFQKEVIEKAEAELIETQEKYDELEQVYEQSQQAQNSNKELIHVVENLKSQMGQIQQDRDKLMTDLVTVQAEKLELEKIIQKLEVDIAEKEQEKTDNDGWNDEDWREDDQKETESEKLTQLRNELTARIEQLESQKSNEQAQMSEKLSQVESMKVQIEQKLYETREELDDLKKELKLKEIELQKASEASTTASSEWNDDGWNDDDGEIDRMKDTQKVLEMKVEALQDELQRLKDNEIELTETISALQSKLYDVQSELEDTKQKLVEAENSASGWNDDDAWNKNENEIEEVKKALEIEISNRNDTIVKLQNLVSNLRQQLIEASESADLKSLEELEQLKEELRIVSEQNGLLKDSEARLLDHADEFAVQMDKYREKCEVLTAKIAELEAQLQNPAEEDQQQKTSNVELVKLRQQLANAQQDMRVQNLTISDREGLIAEYRHQIAEQTKTIEELHLKLKTFSAAARRTSPRVPMSSNVPALSSRPSSRMSTSSRISTASSFVPESVAVPLQSTGSAFDVVVRQSGEPLRRRNK, encoded by the exons atggaGGACAAAACCtccaaagaaaaagaaaaatcggcCGACAAACGGATCGATGAACGGGTTCATCAACAACTGGTGTATAAGGATAACCGAATTATAGATTTAAATAATGTGATATTGGATAAAGAAAGGCAAATTTTGGACTTACAG GAAAGAGTTCGTGAGCACAATGAAGTTGCTTCAGTCAAAAATCAAGCAATGAGAattgttcaacaaaaatttgaagaaatgaaTAGAGACAAGAAGGATATGTCGACAGAAACTGAGCCTTCTTTGATGGCTCATTCCTCAGTACCATTATCAAATTCAAAGAGTGAACGGAGAGCAAGAAGTTCATCTCCAGGTCATGTCATTGCACAGAGAA aaacgatGGTCTCAAGTTCATCGGGAACCTTCTCTCCTCCACCATTGGATCCTCCATTTGATCCATCTAGCAAACTGAGCGCTCTTCCAGATATTGACGGAATCCATAGGAAACATCAAAGAAAACGTGTAACTTTTGATTTAAATCCAAATGGTTCTTCAATTGGAACATCAAcatcttccaattttccatcTACATCTGTTTCCCGCTATCCCACCATTTCAATGTCTTCTTCAACTTCAGACGCTCTCGAGTCTGCTTTAACAGAagcttcatctgaaaatgcttTACTCCGTCAGCAAGTTATCGAACTAAACTCAtctgttgaaaaaatgaaagcagactatgaatctgaaattctcaaaTACACAAAAGAGGCAAAAACTGCTGGACTCAAGGCAAAGGTTGCGGCGACTGCAAGAATCAAGGAGTTGGAAACTACACTTGAAGATATCAATGGAAAATATGAAGATGAG agggATCGTCTTCAAGAAGAAGTTGACACTCTCCGATCTTCTCGAAATTGGGAAATAGAACAAAATGCTCTTCTTCGTGATCAAGTTGctcatttgaaagaaaaagttcACAAGTTGACAACAGAGTTAGATGCTAGTGAAGTAGCCAAACGATCCTTGAGCTCAGAAGTTGACGAATCTAAAAAGCTGATGGAATTGATGGTTGAAGATCTCCTTCAAGCTGAATCCGCTATCAACTACAATCAATGTCAgaaaaaagctatttttgaGGACATTGACCGATTGAAGGATGCCATTCAAGCACAGGATAGATTTATTGAAGTTCTTGAAGCTGATATTGTCATCTATGAGCAACATATTGGACTTTTGAGAGAGAATTTGGGTGCTTCACAG GTCGATCATCGAGCACTGATAAAATCAAAAGCTTTCGAGACGAAACTATTGGCTTTGGAACGCGAAAAAGAGCAAAGTGACAAGAAATCAAATG aagaccGTCTGAAAACAAAGGCACTAGACAAGAAATGTCGTGTTCTCGTCGAGCAAAACGAACAACTCATGGCTCGTCTTTGTGAGCTTGAAATGTCGCACGGAGGAGCTGATGAGACACGTGAACGCCGTTTAGCTGAACAAGAAGAACGAATTCGACAGATTTCATCAGCTTTGGAATCAGAACGAGATGTTGGCCAACGACTGCGTGAAGCCAAGGAAGTACTTGAAAAGGAGCTAATGAACAAGAAGAAGACGGAAGAAGCTAGTAACAATCGTTTCCAGAGAGACGTTGAAATGAGTAGAATGGAAGCACAGAATA aaatcgaAGAAATGTCTGTTGAAGTAGATGCAGCTCACAAAAAGGTCAACGAAGTATTGTCTGAAGTTGAACAACTTCGTGCCACGAATTTTGATCTTCAAATGCACATTGAGACTGCGAAGAGAACCATGGaaga attgGCTGATTGCAACGAGGAACTTGAAAAGAGAGTGGATGAATATGAGGAAGCAGCtgaagaaaaagatgaagatCTGAAACAAAGTACATGGGATGTGGAGACATTGACAAGACAAAATGAAGCATTGAG TCCCAATTTCAGAGTTGAGCTTGATGGTGTACGACAAGGCTTCCACGAGACACGCGAACTTGCCGATGAGGTTAAGCATCTGAGGTCGGAGCTCCAACGACAACAAGAAATTCATAGAGCACAATTTGATGCAGCTTGTCGTGAAATGGATGCTGATGAACCAGAAAGGAAAACATCATTGGAAGTACAACAAGACCAGTATATTTTGGCATATGAGGAGAAAATTCGCACAATGTCTCAAGAAATGGAAGCTTTGAAACGAGAGTTGGAGCTCAAAAATGGACCAGTTCAACGAAAAACTACTCAAGTTCTGGAGCCACCAAGTATTGAACAGATTCAGATGGTTCAACCAGTTCAGATGACAACATCAGCTGCTCCACAAGCTTCAGAATCAAGCCATCAGTATGAGATGACGACATCAACTTCATCATCGGAAAAACGAAGAGCCCCAGTTTCTGCACCGTTGCCTGCTCAATATCTTGTTCAACAGTCACAACAAGCCCCACAATCCTCTCAGCAAAATGAAGATCAAGTCCTTCGAGAAGCACATGAGAATTTGAAACGGCAGGTAGACgagttgaaaaagaaaaatgcggatttcagtgaaaaaatgatg CGCCTCGAGATGGAAGCCAAATTATCTGGCGAGCTGAATGTTGAACTGGGTAGAGCGATGCTTGAGCTCGAGGAGCACAATGAATTGCTTCAAAAAGAACAAGAGGCAGTAACAGCTGATGATACTGCAACTAGTCGTGAACTTGAGTTACACGTGTTGATGGTACAGGAAATGACTGAACAGATTGCATCAATGCATGAGAAGAATgatgaaatggaaaaactcAAAGTTGAGCAGATGAAAGAATTGGAAAAGTGGAAGTCGGAAG cctTCACCTCAAAACAAGAAGCGCAACGTGTTCATGCTGAAGTTCAACGTCTTTTACATGCATTGTCAGAATCGGAATTAGCCAGAAAATCAGAATTCGAACAAGCTACTACGGCCCATGATGCTGAAATTCGTGAATTCTCAATTAAGATGGAGGATGCACGAAGAGACATTGCAGATTTAGAAGCTAAGCTTCAAGAAGCAGAAGAAAAGTTGAAGACCGTACAGGTTCCAGTTGAAATGATCTGTGAGACTCCTTTCCTCCAAGAAACTCGTATATTGACATCCTCATCTCCGTTAGGAAATCAGTCAGATACGCAGAAGAGTCATGAAGCTGTGGAATCTAGTAACACAAACCCTCAAAAGGACACTAACGTCATTGCTTCACGAGTCTCTAGTACTTCACAACTTGCTCCTGGTCATCTTGGATCTCTGGAAGTTTCCCACCGTGATTCCAATGTCCCGGATGCTGCTCAGATGATGCCGGAGCCGTCCGCGTCTGACTTGGAGATTCTACAACAAGATCAACAGCAAACTTTGCTTCATTCTGTATCACAAGATATGAACAAGCTAATTGAGCTGAAAGATGAACTCGAAATTGCCGTTCAAGCTTTGAAAGCTGAGATTTGGAGTCTGAATGGACAGTTGAAAGCCTCAATTCTAGATAGAGAAGGACTAGAGGACAAAGTTACGCAGTTGGACGATATGgtggaaaaggaaaagaaacGGGCGATTGATTTGGATGTCGAGCTCCAAGAACAGATTGATTTGACAGATCGAGCTGTGCGAAGAGCAGCTGAAGCGGAAAATGAGTCGAATCAACGAATGGCTGAATGTTTGGAAAAGGAGACAAGAAG agaggaaattgaaaaagcttACACTCGTCTCAATGAATACTACAATCAACTCCAAGAGGCATACAATAATGTCTACGCTCAACTGGCCGCTTTACAAGCTGCAAATGCAGAGGTTCCTTTAACTTCAACTTTATCCGCGACAACCGCACCACCACTAACGTCAGAGTCATCAGAACCTTCTCAGTTCGCACAACTTGTCGACGGCTTAATGACAATTCtgttaatttctcaaaattcgcCATCAGACATAACCATAAGCactcatcaaaaattggagcaagtcggtaaaaaattgaaacaacttCTATCAGAATACGAAGAGAATCAAAATGCACTGGACGAACAGCGAAAAATCACTGAAGCTCTCGAAAAACGTCTTCAAGCTTCAGAGTCTGCAAGAGACGCTCCCGATGATGTTATGATGACAAAAGAGCGAGTGGAACAGCTTGAAGGAGAAATTGAATGGAAGGAGGAAGAATGTGAAGGTCTCAAACGTCGAATTCGAGAGCTCGAGAAGGCACTGGAAGCTGTTGCTGAGAGAGCTGATGAGACTGAAG CGGCCGCTGTGTGTCGCCTATCGACGGAACTCGCCATTTTAGCCGCCAAACTGACAACAAGGCAAGCGGACGTCGACTCGTTGTTCCGAACAAATGCTGAATTGGCACACACCAATGTACGACTGCAAAACGAGGTGGATGAGCAGGATGAGTGGAAAGCAAAGATTGAAGAG GAAAAGGAACAACTCGAGCAGCACGTGAAGGAACTTGAAGACCAGGTCGCTGAGCTCATGGAACAGCATGAG actcATTTTCGACAAGCTCAACTTCTTCAATCAGCTACGTCATCGGCTAACACAGAAAACATCAGCAAAGTTCatgattctgaaaaagaagTTCAACGGTTATCAgctatcgaaaaaattctaaacaatCGAATTTTGGCACTGGAAGACCAGAACTTGGAATTGGAAGAGAAATACCAAGAGATGGAAGATGAAATGCTTTCCCTGAAGCAAGATAGTaccaaaaaatcggaaatagTTGCTGGAACCTCAAATTGGGAGGACTCTTGGGATGAAAAAGGTGATGAAAATGCAAAAGAGTTGGTTGAAGCTCGAAATGAAGTTGAACGACTTTTGGATGTTGAGAAAGCGTTGACATTGAGAATGGAAAtgcttcaaattcaaaatgtacAGTTGGAAAGTCGTGTTAGGGAGCAAGAAGATGTTAATAAA agcgTTACATCCCATGTTAGACAACCGGAATCTTCAGACCAAGTTGAAGAAGACGATTGGGGATGGGGAGAAGAAAAGGAACCG ACTACAACAATTCAAAAACGAGATGACGATTGGGGATGGGATGAAACTCAGGAAGAGCCGAAGGAACTCTCAGAAAAGACTGAACTTGATAAAGAGTTACAAGAAGCGAAATCAGAAATTGGACGACTTgttgaaatcgaaaaagtatTGAACAATCGGATTTTGTCGCTCGAAGatcaaaatttggaacttGAAGAACGTCTCCaagaaatggaagaagaaCTTTTAGATGAGAAgaataaaaagaaagaagTCGATGCTAAAGTTGAACAAAAGTCAGAGGAAAACTGGGGAGACTGGGGTGAAGATGATGCCGAAGCTGCTACAGAGTCGAATGTTGTAGTTTCAACACTACAAAGTACAGTTGCAGAACTTCAAGATCGTCTTAAGTTCCAAAAAGAAGTTATTGAGAAAGCGGAAGCAGAACTCATTGAAACTCAGGAAAAG TACGATGAACTCGAACAAGTCTACGAGCAGTCACAACAAGCTCAAAACTCTAACAAGGAATTGATTCATGTAGTCGAGAATTTGAAATCTCAAATGGGCCAGATTCAACAAGACCGAGACAAATTGATGACTGACTTGGTTACAGTGCAAGCTGAGAAACTCGAGTTagagaaaataattcaaaagttGGAAGTTGACATTGCTGAGAAGGAACAAGAAAAGACAGATAATGATGGATGGAACGATGAGGATTGGAGAGAGGATGATCAGAAAGAGACAGAAAGTGAAAAg ttgacCCAACTTCGTAATGAACTCACAGCTCGAATTGAACAGCTtgaatctcaaaaatcgaatgaaCAAGCCCAAATGTCGGAAAAATTGAGCCAAGTAGAATCTATGAAAGTTCAAATTGAGCAGAAACTTTATGAAACTCGAGAAGAGCTTGATGACCTGAAAAAAGAGTTGAAGCTTAAGGAAATCGAGCTTCAGAAGGCTTCTGAAGCTTCAACAACTGCATCATCTGAATGGAACGACGATGGTTGGAACGATGATGATGGAGAAATTGATCGCATGAAAGATACGCAGAAAGTTTTAGAAATGAAAGTGGAAGCGTTGCAAGATGAGCTACAGAGACTGAAAGATAATGAGATTGAG TTAACCGAAACAATTTCTGCTCTCCAATCAAAGTTGTATGACGTTCAATCAGAACTGGAAGATACCAAACAGAAGCTAGTCGAGGCTGAAAATTCGGCTTCAGGATGGAATGATGATGATGCGtggaacaaaaatgaaaatgaaattgaagaagtAAAGAAGGCATTGGAAATCGAGATTTCAAATAGGAATGATACTATtgtgaaacttcaaaatcttGTCTCTAATCTACGGCAACAGCTTATCGAGGCATCCGAATCGGCTGATCTGAAGTCTCTGGAAGAGTTGGAACAGTTAAAAGAAGAACTTCGCATTGTTTCGGAGCAGAATGGATTGCTTAAGGATTCGGAAGCTCGATTATTGGATCACGCTGACGAGTTCGCCGTTCAAATGGACAAGTATCGTGAGAAATGCGAAGTTCTGACAGCAAAAATTGCAGAACTGGAAGCACAACTTCAGAATCCTGCTGAAGAAGATCAACAGCAGAAGACATCAAACGTCGAGCTAGTCAAGCTGAG aCAACAACTTGCAAATGCTCAACAGGATATGCGAGTTCAAAATCTGACGATTTCTGATCGTGAAGGTCTTATCGCGGAGTATCGTCATCAAATTGCCGAGCAGACCAAGACAATTGAAGAACTTCACTTGAAACTAAAAACCTTCTCAGCGGCGGCTCGTCGAACTTCTCCACGAGTGCCAATGTCATCGAATGTACCAGCTCTCTCATCCCGCCCATCATCCAGAATGTCAACGTCGTCACGAATCTCAACCGCGTCTTCGTTTGTGCCAGAATCCGTGGCAGTACCACTACAATCAACTGGATCAGCGTTTGATGTCGTCGTACGACAG AGTGGCGAGCCTCTTCGACGTCGTAACAAATAG